A window of Zingiber officinale cultivar Zhangliang chromosome 5A, Zo_v1.1, whole genome shotgun sequence contains these coding sequences:
- the LOC121980450 gene encoding probable strigolactone esterase DAD2, producing the protein MGGSSNNQNQNQNHNHNHNHNHNHGGSKVPEASSGGSGNKLLQVLNVRVVGSGERVVVLSHGFGTDQSAWNRILPYFQRDYRLILYDLICAGSVNPDHFDFRRYTTLDSYVDDLLSILHALRVDRCFFIGHSISAMIGIIAAIRRPDLFLKLILICASPRFLNDGDYHGGFERGEVEKVFFAMESNYKAWVQGFAPLAVGADVPAAVQEFSRTLFNMRPDISLFVCRTVFNSDLRGVLGLVRAPCVVIQTAKDVSVPLSVASYLKVQLGGRTTVELLPVEGHLPHLSAPSILVQPLRRALASHR; encoded by the exons ATGGGGGGCAGCAgcaataaccaaaatcaaaatcaaaatcataatcataatcataatcataatcataatcatGGGGGGAGCAAAGTCCCAGAGGCTAGCAGCGGCGGCAGCGGCAACAAATTGCTTCAGGTGCTGAACGTGAGGGTGGTGGGGAGCGGAGAGAGGGTTGTGGTGCTGTCGCATGGCTTCGGCACGGACCAGTCGGCGTGGAACCGCATCCTCCCCTACTTCCAGCGCGACTACCGCCTCATTCTCTACGACCTCATCTGCGCCGGAAGCGTCAACCCTGATCACTTCGATTTCCGCCGCTACACCACTCTCGATTCCTACGTCGATGACCTCCTCTCCATCCTCCACGCCCTTCGAGTCGACCGCTGCTTCTTCATCGGCCACTCTATCTCCGCCATGATTGGCATCATCGCCGCCATCCGCCGCCCGGacctcttcctcaagctcatcctCATCTGCGCATCGCCAAG GTTCTTGAACGACGGGGACTACCACGGGGGATTCGAGAGGGGTGAGGTGGAAAAGGTGTTCTTCGCGATGGAATCCAACTACAAGGCGTGGGTGCAGGGGTTCGCTCCGCTGGCGGTCGGGGCTGACGTGCCGGCGGCGGTCCAGGAGTTCAGCCGGACGTTGTTCAACATGCGTCCGGACATCTCTCTGTTCGTGTGCAGGACGGTCTTCAACAGTGATCTGCGCGGCGTACTCGGCCTAGTGCGCGCCCCTTGCGTCGTCATCCAGACCGCTAAGGATGTGTCCGTCCCTCTATCCGTCGCTTCCTACCTCAAGGTTCAACTAGGCGGCCGCACCACCGTGGAGCTCTTGCCCGTTGAGGGCCACCTCCCCCACCTCAGCGCCCCATCAATTCTCGTCCAGCCTCTCCGCCGCGCCCTGGCCTCCCACCGGTGA